From the genome of Faecalibacterium prausnitzii:
TGTTACTTTTTTGGCTGCGCCCGGTGGCCTGCTCGTACAGCTTTTTTGTGAGCATGAACTCCTCGTCCACAGTAAGCGGGCTGCATTGATAGCTGCTGACAAGTTCGCCTTTTTCAGTCTTGTCGGGATTCTGCGCATAATCAGTGCGGTCTTTCAGGCAGGCGGCGATAGATTTTCCTTTGTGCTGATGCAGTGCGATCAGACGAGTAGCAGCCAGAGCAGATCACCTCCTAAATGAAAAAGCCGCCCGAAGGCGGCAAGAAGATTCAAAATCAAATCAGGTCCCGGAGCCAACCGCTGAATTTCTCAACGCCCTCCACCATTGCAGTTGCGCCGACAAAAAGGACAAAGCAGAGAAATTCGGCAACCAGCAGAATCAGAAATTGATCCCAAGTCTGGCGGTAGACGGTGTAGATGCCGCAGCCAAAGATATACAGCATCAACGGCGCGACAACATAGCTGGACAGAGTAAGCAGCCACTTTGCCATCAGAGCCAGAAAAGCCACGAACAGAGAGATCGGGGCAAGCATCATCTTGAATAAAAACCTCATATCAAACACCAGCCTTTCTTTTTCGCCCCTATTATAAAGGTATCGCCCCTTGCCTTGCAAGGGTGTCAACCGTTATGTAAACCCGCAGCCTCCTACTGCGGGAAATTTTTTAGAGTTCGGTGAGTTTGGCGAGAAGTTGCTTGCCAATAGCTATCAGCTCATCCAACCGACTACGCAAGTCCTCTAAATCGGCGGCATAGAGCTGCCCGCTTTCACTGGCCCGTTTCGCCACCTGATTCAGGTTGTTGCTGCAATTCTGAAGAAGGTACGCCATCCGACGCAGCTGTGGTAAATCAAGATTCAGGCAGTAACCATCCAGAGCCATTTTTCGCAGATAAGAGCCAATGCTCAAAATACCGCAACTTTCCATCTTCTGACGAATGCGTTCCAGTTCGACTTTGCTGACACGAAAATGGATCTGCTGG
Proteins encoded in this window:
- a CDS encoding plasmid mobilization protein; translation: MTEHRDQQIHFRVSKVELERIRQKMESCGILSIGSYLRKMALDGYCLNLDLPQLRRMAYLLQNCSNNLNQVAKRASESGQLYAADLEDLRSRLDELIAIGKQLLAKLTEL